In the genome of Oncorhynchus clarkii lewisi isolate Uvic-CL-2024 chromosome 22, UVic_Ocla_1.0, whole genome shotgun sequence, one region contains:
- the LOC139380607 gene encoding guanine nucleotide exchange factor DBS-like isoform X1 → MEGQLECLPGRQGELELGLYSRLTGESMEESHMKELSDVYSWVKMKRGTEIDKRMEVEGERVESRIWMGGETEDKSMEEELKLRLRPVKEKRGMSVRISLEEVERYYRFSRCCYWLQNEIMQQESSPLCAIDITPDLRKQFAYLSGGRGQNGSPIIVFPEFPAFGEIQEREFHNVLTYLTSIPSLSAAGVGFILVIDRRQDRWAAVKGTLLRIAGSFPGNLQLVLVLRPTTLFQRTLSDILFKFNKDEFKMKVPMIMLSSVTELHSYIDRTQLTTELGGTQEYCHEKWISHRTAIEGFALMVKRTAQILQSFGTELAETELPNDIQATSNLLGTHINKKSKMKEDLLVALGQGSRLLESINEPVVRDPDHNMNQDELENLATVQRLLSQLNETERAFDEFWERHKTKLEQCLLLRHFEHNYREVRCLLDQVAERLTAFSEVGISPAHADHIFRELSSHEERVCEVLDRAQALAREGDELIHNTHYAEDSIQPKCIELRAVNEELSTYLRAKKDHLLRAIELHHSLERAAKWCDDGIYLLASQPVDKCQSHDGAESALQEIERYLDTAGQNKLTDPSAICRDYETVLNLEFRDQVEKVFQKQVSMQEMFEKRRVSLKKLAAKHTRPVQPVAPRPEAIKSPLSSPAKRVLEKSCSEGDSVNRVSCRKVEGQLQSNRSASMSEEDENLAILRKHVMNELLETERAYVEELLCVLQGYASEMDNPAMASLMPIPLQNKKDVLFGNMPEIYHFHKRTFLRELEEYEDCPELVGRCFLERMTDLQIYEKYCQNKPRSESLWRQCSDCSFFQECQKKLEHKLGLDSYLLKPVQRITKYQLLLKELLKYSKGCEGSEDLQEALTSILGILKAVNDSMHLIAITGYDGNMGDLGRLLMQGSFSVWTEHKKGHAKVKDLARFKPMQRHLFLHEKALLFCKRREENGEGYEKAPSYSFKQSLNMSAVGITENAKGDNKKFEVWCNSREEVYIVQAPTSEVKTTWVKEIRKVLTTQLEAYREASQQRPSDGLFQFPSGAGAPVSLSPFRRGERSMKEKKGEPSSPDANSCSFPKTKEEAATSPTSDRAAVAKKRFTLQGFSNFNKDLSPPDNKSLTLPRIPFSPSGSPTSPDHKTKRHEIKSDPTPFGFKDPGPHAHLHLGRVRWFSTSSLLQAKRRGWTKGSLSLDANEENDGYSSPEEPLNSDPEDEEGKKLCAGKYTVVSDYEKGEGQDLSVKSGETVQLIKEGDDGQWFVKNLKTKQEGWVAAANILTLIGESKSCQSLTSSEGSGSGNLSTSSSCCETYTSFSDIKP, encoded by the exons ATGAGATCATGCAGCAGGAGAGCAGTCCCCTCTGTGCCATCGACATCACCCCTGACCTCAGGAAGCAGTTTGCCTACCTCTCAG GGGGCCGAGGGCAGAACGGCAGCCCCATCATTGTGTTCCCAGAGTTTCCTGCATTCGGAGAAATCCAGGAGAGGGAGTTCCACAACGTGCTCACATACCTGACCAGCATCCCCAG TCTGTCTGCGGCAGGAGTGGGTTTTATCCTGGTGATTGACCGGCGGCAGGACCGATGGGCGGCCGTCAAGGGGACCCTGCTCCGCATTGCA ggtTCGTTCCCAGGGAACCTGCAGTTAGTTCTGGTATTGAGGCCCACCACCTTATTCCAGAGGACACTCTCAGACATCTTGTTCAAGTTCAACAAGGATGAGTTCAAGATGAAGGTGCCG ATGATTATGCTGAGTTCTGTGACTGAGCTCCACTCCTACATAGACCGGACACAACTGACTACTGAGTTGGGAGGAACCCAGGAGTACTGCCACGAGAAGTGGATCTCACACCGTACC GCCATTGAGGGCTTTGCTCTGATGGTAAAGAGAACAGCTCAGATCCTGCAGTCGTTTGGGACAGAGCTAGCAGAGACCGAACTACCCAATGACATCCAGGCTACCAGCAACCTACTGGGGACACACATCAACAAGAAAAGCAAGATGAAG GAGGATCTGCTGGTGGCTTTAGGACAGGGCAGCAGACTGTTGGAGAGTATTAATGAGCCAGTGGTGAGAGACCCAGACCACAACATGAACCAGGACGAACTGGAGAACCTGGCCACCGTACAGAG ACTGCTTTCCCAGTTGAATGAGACAGAACGGGCATTTGATGAGTTCTGGGAGAGACATAAGACCAAGCTGGAGCAATGTCTGCTACTCCGTCACTTTGAACACAACTACAGAGAG GTGAGGTGTCTGCTGGACCAGGTGGCAGAGAGATTGACAGCTTTCTCGGAGGTGGGGATAAGCCCAGCCCACGCTGATCACATCTTCCGCGAGCTGAGCAGCCACGAGGAGAGAGTCTGT GAGGTACTGGACCGAGCCCAGGCTCTGGCCCGTGAGGGTGACGAGTTGATTCATAACACCCACTATGCTGAGGACTCCATCCAGCCCAAATGCATTGAGCTCCGAGCCGTGAACGAGGAACTGAGCACTTACCTGAGAGCAAAGAAAGACCACTTACTCAGAGCTATAGAGCTGCACCACAGcctggagagg gcTGCTAAGTGGTGTGATGATGGCATCTACCTGCTGGCCTCTCAGCCCGTGGACAAGTGTCAGTCACATGACGGGGCGGAGTCAGCGCTGCAGGAGATTGAGCGATACCTGGATACAGCAGGACAGAACAAACTGACTGATCCTAGTGCCATCTGCAGGGACTACGAAACAGTGCTCAACCTGGAGTTCAGA gaCCAAGTGGAGAAGGTGTTCCAGAAGCAGGTGTCCATGCAGGAGATGTTTGAGAAGAGGAGGGTCAGTCTGAAGAAGCTAGCAGCCAAACACACCAGGCCAGTCCAGCCTGTGGCCCCAAGGCCTGAAGCCATCAAGTCCCCACTGTCCTCGCCAG CAAAGAGAGTGCTGGAGAAGAGCTGCTCAGAGGGAGACTCTGTGAACAGGGTCAGCTGTAGAAAA GTGGAGGGCCAGCTACAGAGCAACAGAAGTGCCTCTATGTCAGAGGAGGACGAGAACCTGGCCATCCTCAGAAA ACATGTAATGAATGAGCTGCTGGAGACAGAGAGGGCATACGTGGAGGAACTGCTCTGTGTTCTACAG GGCTATGCCTCAGAGATGGACAACCCAGCCATGGCCAGTCTCATGCCCATTCCTCTGCAAAACAAGAAAGATGTGCTGTTTGGCAACATGCCAGAGATCTACCACTTCCACAAGAG GACCTTTCTGAGGGAGTTGGAAGAGTACGAAGACTGCCCGGAACTTGTGGGTCGGTGTTTTCTGGAGAGG ATGACAGACCTGCAGATCTATGAGAAGTATTGTCAGAATAAACCTCGCTCTGAGAGCTTGTGGAGACAGTGCTCCGACTGCTCCTTCTTCCAg GAGTGTCAGAAGAAGCTGGAACATAAACTGGGTTTGGACTCCTATCTCCTGAAACCGGTCCAGAGGATCACCAAATACCAGCTCCTGTTGAAG GAGCTGCTGAAGTACAGTAAGGGCTGTGAGGGGTCAGAAGACCTGCAGGAGGCGCTCACCTCCATCCTGGGCATCCTGAAGGCTGTCAACGACTCCATGCACCTCATCGCTATCACTGGATACGAT GGTAACATGGGCGACCTGGGACGGCTGCTGATGCAGGGGTCATTCAGTGTGTGGACAGAACACAAGAAAGGTCATGCCAAGGTCAAGGACCTGGCCCGCTTTAAGCCCATGCAGAGACACCTGTTCCTGCATGAGAAGGCCCTGCTCTTCTGTAAGAGACGGGAGGAGAACGGGGAGGGCTACGAGAAAGCCCCCTCCTACAGCTTCAAACAGTCCCTCAac ATGAGTGCTGTGGGCATCACTGAGAACGCCAAAGGTGACAACAAGAAGTTTGAGGTCTGGTGCAACTCACGGGAGGAGGTGTACATCGTTCAG GCCCCAACGTCTGAGGTAAAAACAACGTGGGTGAAGGAGATCCGGAAGGTTCTGACAACGCAGCTGGAAGCCTACAGAG AAGCCAGTCAACAGAGGCCGTCAGACGGACTGTTCCAGTTCCCCTCTGGTGCTGGAGCACCTGTCAGCCTCAG tccatttagaagaggggagaggagcatGAAGGAGAAGAAGGGAGAACCCAGCAGCCCTGACGCTAACTCCTGCTCCTTCCCAAAGACCAAAG AAGAAGCAGCGACCAGTCCTACCTCAGACAGAGCAGCTGTGGCTAAAAAGCGTTTTACCTTGCAGGGCTTCAGCAACTTCAACAAAG ACCTCTCGCCTCCTGACAATAAAAGCTTAACTTTACCCAGGATTCCCTTCTCTCCATCAG GATCTCCCACAAGCCCTGACCATAAAACCAAACGTCATGAGATAAAGAGTGATCCTACTCCGTTCGGCTTTAAAG ACCCAGGCCCTCACGCTCACCTCCACCTGGGCAGAGTCAGGTGGTTCAGCACCTCGAGTCTCTTACAGGCCAAGAGGAGAG GATGGACCAAGGGCTCTCTCTCATTGGACGCCAATGAGGAGAATGATGGCTACTCTAGCCCTGAAGAGCCCCTGAACTCAGACCCCGAGGACGAGGAGGGAAAGAaacta TGTGCAGGGAAGTACACAGTGGTGTCTGACTATGAGAAGGGAGAAGGCCAGGACCTGTCAGTCAAGAGTGGTGAAACGGTGCAGCTGATCAAGGAGGGAGATGACGGACAGTG gttTGTGAAGAACTTGAAGACCAAGCAGGAGGGCTGGGTGGCTGCAGCCAACATTCTCACCCTGATTGGAGAGTCCAAGTCCTGCCAGTCTCTCACCAGCTCAG AGGGCAGTGGCTCAGGGAACCTCAGCACTTCATCCAGCTGCTGTGAGACTTACACCAGCTTCTCTGACATCAAGCCCTGA
- the LOC139380607 gene encoding guanine nucleotide exchange factor DBS-like isoform X4: protein MEGQLECLPGRQGELELGLYSRLTGESMEESHMKELSDVYSWVKMKRGTEIDKRMEVEGERVESRIWMGGETEDKSMEEELKLRLRPVKEKRGMSVRISLEEVERYYRFSRCCYWLQNEIMQQESSPLCAIDITPDLRKQFAYLSGGRGQNGSPIIVFPEFPAFGEIQEREFHNVLTYLTSIPSLSAAGVGFILVIDRRQDRWAAVKGTLLRIAGSFPGNLQLVLVLRPTTLFQRTLSDILFKFNKDEFKMKVPMIMLSSVTELHSYIDRTQLTTELGGTQEYCHEKWISHRTAIEGFALMVKRTAQILQSFGTELAETELPNDIQATSNLLGTHINKKSKMKEDLLVALGQGSRLLESINEPVVRDPDHNMNQDELENLATVQRLLSQLNETERAFDEFWERHKTKLEQCLLLRHFEHNYREVRCLLDQVAERLTAFSEVGISPAHADHIFRELSSHEERVCEVLDRAQALAREGDELIHNTHYAEDSIQPKCIELRAVNEELSTYLRAKKDHLLRAIELHHSLERAAKWCDDGIYLLASQPVDKCQSHDGAESALQEIERYLDTAGQNKLTDPSAICRDYETVLNLEFRDQVEKVFQKQVSMQEMFEKRRVSLKKLAAKHTRPVQPVAPRPEAIKSPLSSPAKRVLEKSCSEGDSVNRVSCRKVEGQLQSNRSASMSEEDENLAILRKHVMNELLETERAYVEELLCVLQGYASEMDNPAMASLMPIPLQNKKDVLFGNMPEIYHFHKRTFLRELEEYEDCPELVGRCFLERMTDLQIYEKYCQNKPRSESLWRQCSDCSFFQECQKKLEHKLGLDSYLLKPVQRITKYQLLLKELLKYSKGCEGSEDLQEALTSILGILKAVNDSMHLIAITGYDGNMGDLGRLLMQGSFSVWTEHKKGHAKVKDLARFKPMQRHLFLHEKALLFCKRREENGEGYEKAPSYSFKQSLNMSAVGITENAKGDNKKFEVWCNSREEVYIVQAPTSEVKTTWVKEIRKVLTTQLEAYREASQQRPSDGLFQFPSGAGAPVSLSPFRRGERSMKEKKGEPSSPDANSCSFPKTKEEAATSPTSDRAAVAKKRFTLQGFSNFNKGSPTSPDHKTKRHEIKSDPTPFGFKDPGPHAHLHLGRVRWFSTSSLLQAKRRGWTKGSLSLDANEENDGYSSPEEPLNSDPEDEEGKKLCAGKYTVVSDYEKGEGQDLSVKSGETVQLIKEGDDGQWFVKNLKTKQEGWVAAANILTLIGESKSCQSLTSSEGSGSGNLSTSSSCCETYTSFSDIKP, encoded by the exons ATGAGATCATGCAGCAGGAGAGCAGTCCCCTCTGTGCCATCGACATCACCCCTGACCTCAGGAAGCAGTTTGCCTACCTCTCAG GGGGCCGAGGGCAGAACGGCAGCCCCATCATTGTGTTCCCAGAGTTTCCTGCATTCGGAGAAATCCAGGAGAGGGAGTTCCACAACGTGCTCACATACCTGACCAGCATCCCCAG TCTGTCTGCGGCAGGAGTGGGTTTTATCCTGGTGATTGACCGGCGGCAGGACCGATGGGCGGCCGTCAAGGGGACCCTGCTCCGCATTGCA ggtTCGTTCCCAGGGAACCTGCAGTTAGTTCTGGTATTGAGGCCCACCACCTTATTCCAGAGGACACTCTCAGACATCTTGTTCAAGTTCAACAAGGATGAGTTCAAGATGAAGGTGCCG ATGATTATGCTGAGTTCTGTGACTGAGCTCCACTCCTACATAGACCGGACACAACTGACTACTGAGTTGGGAGGAACCCAGGAGTACTGCCACGAGAAGTGGATCTCACACCGTACC GCCATTGAGGGCTTTGCTCTGATGGTAAAGAGAACAGCTCAGATCCTGCAGTCGTTTGGGACAGAGCTAGCAGAGACCGAACTACCCAATGACATCCAGGCTACCAGCAACCTACTGGGGACACACATCAACAAGAAAAGCAAGATGAAG GAGGATCTGCTGGTGGCTTTAGGACAGGGCAGCAGACTGTTGGAGAGTATTAATGAGCCAGTGGTGAGAGACCCAGACCACAACATGAACCAGGACGAACTGGAGAACCTGGCCACCGTACAGAG ACTGCTTTCCCAGTTGAATGAGACAGAACGGGCATTTGATGAGTTCTGGGAGAGACATAAGACCAAGCTGGAGCAATGTCTGCTACTCCGTCACTTTGAACACAACTACAGAGAG GTGAGGTGTCTGCTGGACCAGGTGGCAGAGAGATTGACAGCTTTCTCGGAGGTGGGGATAAGCCCAGCCCACGCTGATCACATCTTCCGCGAGCTGAGCAGCCACGAGGAGAGAGTCTGT GAGGTACTGGACCGAGCCCAGGCTCTGGCCCGTGAGGGTGACGAGTTGATTCATAACACCCACTATGCTGAGGACTCCATCCAGCCCAAATGCATTGAGCTCCGAGCCGTGAACGAGGAACTGAGCACTTACCTGAGAGCAAAGAAAGACCACTTACTCAGAGCTATAGAGCTGCACCACAGcctggagagg gcTGCTAAGTGGTGTGATGATGGCATCTACCTGCTGGCCTCTCAGCCCGTGGACAAGTGTCAGTCACATGACGGGGCGGAGTCAGCGCTGCAGGAGATTGAGCGATACCTGGATACAGCAGGACAGAACAAACTGACTGATCCTAGTGCCATCTGCAGGGACTACGAAACAGTGCTCAACCTGGAGTTCAGA gaCCAAGTGGAGAAGGTGTTCCAGAAGCAGGTGTCCATGCAGGAGATGTTTGAGAAGAGGAGGGTCAGTCTGAAGAAGCTAGCAGCCAAACACACCAGGCCAGTCCAGCCTGTGGCCCCAAGGCCTGAAGCCATCAAGTCCCCACTGTCCTCGCCAG CAAAGAGAGTGCTGGAGAAGAGCTGCTCAGAGGGAGACTCTGTGAACAGGGTCAGCTGTAGAAAA GTGGAGGGCCAGCTACAGAGCAACAGAAGTGCCTCTATGTCAGAGGAGGACGAGAACCTGGCCATCCTCAGAAA ACATGTAATGAATGAGCTGCTGGAGACAGAGAGGGCATACGTGGAGGAACTGCTCTGTGTTCTACAG GGCTATGCCTCAGAGATGGACAACCCAGCCATGGCCAGTCTCATGCCCATTCCTCTGCAAAACAAGAAAGATGTGCTGTTTGGCAACATGCCAGAGATCTACCACTTCCACAAGAG GACCTTTCTGAGGGAGTTGGAAGAGTACGAAGACTGCCCGGAACTTGTGGGTCGGTGTTTTCTGGAGAGG ATGACAGACCTGCAGATCTATGAGAAGTATTGTCAGAATAAACCTCGCTCTGAGAGCTTGTGGAGACAGTGCTCCGACTGCTCCTTCTTCCAg GAGTGTCAGAAGAAGCTGGAACATAAACTGGGTTTGGACTCCTATCTCCTGAAACCGGTCCAGAGGATCACCAAATACCAGCTCCTGTTGAAG GAGCTGCTGAAGTACAGTAAGGGCTGTGAGGGGTCAGAAGACCTGCAGGAGGCGCTCACCTCCATCCTGGGCATCCTGAAGGCTGTCAACGACTCCATGCACCTCATCGCTATCACTGGATACGAT GGTAACATGGGCGACCTGGGACGGCTGCTGATGCAGGGGTCATTCAGTGTGTGGACAGAACACAAGAAAGGTCATGCCAAGGTCAAGGACCTGGCCCGCTTTAAGCCCATGCAGAGACACCTGTTCCTGCATGAGAAGGCCCTGCTCTTCTGTAAGAGACGGGAGGAGAACGGGGAGGGCTACGAGAAAGCCCCCTCCTACAGCTTCAAACAGTCCCTCAac ATGAGTGCTGTGGGCATCACTGAGAACGCCAAAGGTGACAACAAGAAGTTTGAGGTCTGGTGCAACTCACGGGAGGAGGTGTACATCGTTCAG GCCCCAACGTCTGAGGTAAAAACAACGTGGGTGAAGGAGATCCGGAAGGTTCTGACAACGCAGCTGGAAGCCTACAGAG AAGCCAGTCAACAGAGGCCGTCAGACGGACTGTTCCAGTTCCCCTCTGGTGCTGGAGCACCTGTCAGCCTCAG tccatttagaagaggggagaggagcatGAAGGAGAAGAAGGGAGAACCCAGCAGCCCTGACGCTAACTCCTGCTCCTTCCCAAAGACCAAAG AAGAAGCAGCGACCAGTCCTACCTCAGACAGAGCAGCTGTGGCTAAAAAGCGTTTTACCTTGCAGGGCTTCAGCAACTTCAACAAAG GATCTCCCACAAGCCCTGACCATAAAACCAAACGTCATGAGATAAAGAGTGATCCTACTCCGTTCGGCTTTAAAG ACCCAGGCCCTCACGCTCACCTCCACCTGGGCAGAGTCAGGTGGTTCAGCACCTCGAGTCTCTTACAGGCCAAGAGGAGAG GATGGACCAAGGGCTCTCTCTCATTGGACGCCAATGAGGAGAATGATGGCTACTCTAGCCCTGAAGAGCCCCTGAACTCAGACCCCGAGGACGAGGAGGGAAAGAaacta TGTGCAGGGAAGTACACAGTGGTGTCTGACTATGAGAAGGGAGAAGGCCAGGACCTGTCAGTCAAGAGTGGTGAAACGGTGCAGCTGATCAAGGAGGGAGATGACGGACAGTG gttTGTGAAGAACTTGAAGACCAAGCAGGAGGGCTGGGTGGCTGCAGCCAACATTCTCACCCTGATTGGAGAGTCCAAGTCCTGCCAGTCTCTCACCAGCTCAG AGGGCAGTGGCTCAGGGAACCTCAGCACTTCATCCAGCTGCTGTGAGACTTACACCAGCTTCTCTGACATCAAGCCCTGA
- the LOC139380607 gene encoding guanine nucleotide exchange factor DBS-like isoform X9, translating into MEGQLECLPGRQGELELGLYSRLTGESMEESHMKELSDVYSWVKMKRGTEIDKRMEVEGERVESRIWMGGETEDKSMEEELKLRLRPVKEKRGMSVRISLEEVERYYRFSRCCYWLQNEIMQQESSPLCAIDITPDLRKQFAYLSGGRGQNGSPIIVFPEFPAFGEIQEREFHNVLTYLTSIPSLSAAGVGFILVIDRRQDRWAAVKGTLLRIAGSFPGNLQLVLVLRPTTLFQRTLSDILFKFNKDEFKMKVPMIMLSSVTELHSYIDRTQLTTELGGTQEYCHEKWISHRTAIEGFALMVKRTAQILQSFGTELAETELPNDIQATSNLLGTHINKKSKMKEDLLVALGQGSRLLESINEPVVRDPDHNMNQDELENLATVQRLLSQLNETERAFDEFWERHKTKLEQCLLLRHFEHNYREVRCLLDQVAERLTAFSEVGISPAHADHIFRELSSHEERVCEVLDRAQALAREGDELIHNTHYAEDSIQPKCIELRAVNEELSTYLRAKKDHLLRAIELHHSLERAAKWCDDGIYLLASQPVDKCQSHDGAESALQEIERYLDTAGQNKLTDPSAICRDYETVLNLEFRDQVEKVFQKQVSMQEMFEKRRVSLKKLAAKHTRPVQPVAPRPEAIKSPLSSPAKRVLEKSCSEGDSVNRVSCRKVEGQLQSNRSASMSEEDENLAILRKHVMNELLETERAYVEELLCVLQGYASEMDNPAMASLMPIPLQNKKDVLFGNMPEIYHFHKRTFLRELEEYEDCPELVGRCFLERMTDLQIYEKYCQNKPRSESLWRQCSDCSFFQECQKKLEHKLGLDSYLLKPVQRITKYQLLLKELLKYSKGCEGSEDLQEALTSILGILKAVNDSMHLIAITGYDGNMGDLGRLLMQGSFSVWTEHKKGHAKVKDLARFKPMQRHLFLHEKALLFCKRREENGEGYEKAPSYSFKQSLNMSAVGITENAKGDNKKFEVWCNSREEVYIVQAPTSEVKTTWVKEIRKVLTTQLEAYREASQQRPSDGLFQFPSGAGAPVSLSPFRRGERSMKEKKGEPSSPDANSCSFPKTKGSPTSPDHKTKRHEIKSDPTPFGFKDPGPHAHLHLGRVRWFSTSSLLQAKRRGWTKGSLSLDANEENDGYSSPEEPLNSDPEDEEGKKLCAGKYTVVSDYEKGEGQDLSVKSGETVQLIKEGDDGQWFVKNLKTKQEGWVAAANILTLIGESKSCQSLTSSEGSGSGNLSTSSSCCETYTSFSDIKP; encoded by the exons ATGAGATCATGCAGCAGGAGAGCAGTCCCCTCTGTGCCATCGACATCACCCCTGACCTCAGGAAGCAGTTTGCCTACCTCTCAG GGGGCCGAGGGCAGAACGGCAGCCCCATCATTGTGTTCCCAGAGTTTCCTGCATTCGGAGAAATCCAGGAGAGGGAGTTCCACAACGTGCTCACATACCTGACCAGCATCCCCAG TCTGTCTGCGGCAGGAGTGGGTTTTATCCTGGTGATTGACCGGCGGCAGGACCGATGGGCGGCCGTCAAGGGGACCCTGCTCCGCATTGCA ggtTCGTTCCCAGGGAACCTGCAGTTAGTTCTGGTATTGAGGCCCACCACCTTATTCCAGAGGACACTCTCAGACATCTTGTTCAAGTTCAACAAGGATGAGTTCAAGATGAAGGTGCCG ATGATTATGCTGAGTTCTGTGACTGAGCTCCACTCCTACATAGACCGGACACAACTGACTACTGAGTTGGGAGGAACCCAGGAGTACTGCCACGAGAAGTGGATCTCACACCGTACC GCCATTGAGGGCTTTGCTCTGATGGTAAAGAGAACAGCTCAGATCCTGCAGTCGTTTGGGACAGAGCTAGCAGAGACCGAACTACCCAATGACATCCAGGCTACCAGCAACCTACTGGGGACACACATCAACAAGAAAAGCAAGATGAAG GAGGATCTGCTGGTGGCTTTAGGACAGGGCAGCAGACTGTTGGAGAGTATTAATGAGCCAGTGGTGAGAGACCCAGACCACAACATGAACCAGGACGAACTGGAGAACCTGGCCACCGTACAGAG ACTGCTTTCCCAGTTGAATGAGACAGAACGGGCATTTGATGAGTTCTGGGAGAGACATAAGACCAAGCTGGAGCAATGTCTGCTACTCCGTCACTTTGAACACAACTACAGAGAG GTGAGGTGTCTGCTGGACCAGGTGGCAGAGAGATTGACAGCTTTCTCGGAGGTGGGGATAAGCCCAGCCCACGCTGATCACATCTTCCGCGAGCTGAGCAGCCACGAGGAGAGAGTCTGT GAGGTACTGGACCGAGCCCAGGCTCTGGCCCGTGAGGGTGACGAGTTGATTCATAACACCCACTATGCTGAGGACTCCATCCAGCCCAAATGCATTGAGCTCCGAGCCGTGAACGAGGAACTGAGCACTTACCTGAGAGCAAAGAAAGACCACTTACTCAGAGCTATAGAGCTGCACCACAGcctggagagg gcTGCTAAGTGGTGTGATGATGGCATCTACCTGCTGGCCTCTCAGCCCGTGGACAAGTGTCAGTCACATGACGGGGCGGAGTCAGCGCTGCAGGAGATTGAGCGATACCTGGATACAGCAGGACAGAACAAACTGACTGATCCTAGTGCCATCTGCAGGGACTACGAAACAGTGCTCAACCTGGAGTTCAGA gaCCAAGTGGAGAAGGTGTTCCAGAAGCAGGTGTCCATGCAGGAGATGTTTGAGAAGAGGAGGGTCAGTCTGAAGAAGCTAGCAGCCAAACACACCAGGCCAGTCCAGCCTGTGGCCCCAAGGCCTGAAGCCATCAAGTCCCCACTGTCCTCGCCAG CAAAGAGAGTGCTGGAGAAGAGCTGCTCAGAGGGAGACTCTGTGAACAGGGTCAGCTGTAGAAAA GTGGAGGGCCAGCTACAGAGCAACAGAAGTGCCTCTATGTCAGAGGAGGACGAGAACCTGGCCATCCTCAGAAA ACATGTAATGAATGAGCTGCTGGAGACAGAGAGGGCATACGTGGAGGAACTGCTCTGTGTTCTACAG GGCTATGCCTCAGAGATGGACAACCCAGCCATGGCCAGTCTCATGCCCATTCCTCTGCAAAACAAGAAAGATGTGCTGTTTGGCAACATGCCAGAGATCTACCACTTCCACAAGAG GACCTTTCTGAGGGAGTTGGAAGAGTACGAAGACTGCCCGGAACTTGTGGGTCGGTGTTTTCTGGAGAGG ATGACAGACCTGCAGATCTATGAGAAGTATTGTCAGAATAAACCTCGCTCTGAGAGCTTGTGGAGACAGTGCTCCGACTGCTCCTTCTTCCAg GAGTGTCAGAAGAAGCTGGAACATAAACTGGGTTTGGACTCCTATCTCCTGAAACCGGTCCAGAGGATCACCAAATACCAGCTCCTGTTGAAG GAGCTGCTGAAGTACAGTAAGGGCTGTGAGGGGTCAGAAGACCTGCAGGAGGCGCTCACCTCCATCCTGGGCATCCTGAAGGCTGTCAACGACTCCATGCACCTCATCGCTATCACTGGATACGAT GGTAACATGGGCGACCTGGGACGGCTGCTGATGCAGGGGTCATTCAGTGTGTGGACAGAACACAAGAAAGGTCATGCCAAGGTCAAGGACCTGGCCCGCTTTAAGCCCATGCAGAGACACCTGTTCCTGCATGAGAAGGCCCTGCTCTTCTGTAAGAGACGGGAGGAGAACGGGGAGGGCTACGAGAAAGCCCCCTCCTACAGCTTCAAACAGTCCCTCAac ATGAGTGCTGTGGGCATCACTGAGAACGCCAAAGGTGACAACAAGAAGTTTGAGGTCTGGTGCAACTCACGGGAGGAGGTGTACATCGTTCAG GCCCCAACGTCTGAGGTAAAAACAACGTGGGTGAAGGAGATCCGGAAGGTTCTGACAACGCAGCTGGAAGCCTACAGAG AAGCCAGTCAACAGAGGCCGTCAGACGGACTGTTCCAGTTCCCCTCTGGTGCTGGAGCACCTGTCAGCCTCAG tccatttagaagaggggagaggagcatGAAGGAGAAGAAGGGAGAACCCAGCAGCCCTGACGCTAACTCCTGCTCCTTCCCAAAGACCAAAG GATCTCCCACAAGCCCTGACCATAAAACCAAACGTCATGAGATAAAGAGTGATCCTACTCCGTTCGGCTTTAAAG ACCCAGGCCCTCACGCTCACCTCCACCTGGGCAGAGTCAGGTGGTTCAGCACCTCGAGTCTCTTACAGGCCAAGAGGAGAG GATGGACCAAGGGCTCTCTCTCATTGGACGCCAATGAGGAGAATGATGGCTACTCTAGCCCTGAAGAGCCCCTGAACTCAGACCCCGAGGACGAGGAGGGAAAGAaacta TGTGCAGGGAAGTACACAGTGGTGTCTGACTATGAGAAGGGAGAAGGCCAGGACCTGTCAGTCAAGAGTGGTGAAACGGTGCAGCTGATCAAGGAGGGAGATGACGGACAGTG gttTGTGAAGAACTTGAAGACCAAGCAGGAGGGCTGGGTGGCTGCAGCCAACATTCTCACCCTGATTGGAGAGTCCAAGTCCTGCCAGTCTCTCACCAGCTCAG AGGGCAGTGGCTCAGGGAACCTCAGCACTTCATCCAGCTGCTGTGAGACTTACACCAGCTTCTCTGACATCAAGCCCTGA